From Cheilinus undulatus linkage group 18, ASM1832078v1, whole genome shotgun sequence, the proteins below share one genomic window:
- the trmt61a gene encoding tRNA (adenine(58)-N(1))-methyltransferase catalytic subunit TRMT61A — translation MSFVEYSDCIQAGDVAIIYQSHDSMMPVKVQQGAQTQTRYGVIRHSSDLIGQRYGSKVTCSKGGWVYVLHPTPELWTITLPHRTQILYTTDISMVTMMLELKPGSIVCESGTGSGSLSHAILRTIAPTGHLHTVEFHQQRAEKAVEEFKEHRVDHLVTVRNQDVCKEGFGVTGVADAVFLDIPSPWEAVRHAKAAMKRHGGRLCSFSPCIEQVQRTCEALTDEGFEEISTLEVLLRVHDVRTVSLPLPDFGSDPSAQPQPDSAEKPTPPQTSTTLKTTTPPREVPGHTGYLTFATKPRT, via the exons ATGAGTTTTGTGGAGTACTCGGACTGCATTCAGGCAGGAGATGTTGCCATTATCTACCAGAGCCATGACTCCATGATGCCAGTCAAGGTGCAGCAAGGCGCCCAAACACAGACCCGTTACGGGGTCATTCGGCACTCCTCAGACCTCATTGGTCAGCGTTATGGGTCAAAAGTCACATGCAGCAAAGGTGGGTGGGTCTATGTACTTCACCCAACGCCCGAGCTATGGACCATCACCCTGCCGCACCGCACACAGATCCTCTACACTACTGATATCTCCATGGTCACTATGATGCTGGAGCTGAAACCAGGATCCATCGTCTGCGAGTCAG GGACGGGTAGCGGCTCCCTCTCCCACGCCATCCTGCGCACCATCGCTCCCACAGGTCACCTGCACACCGTTGAGTTCCACCAGCAACGAGCAGAGAAGGCAGTGGAGGAGTTTAAGGAGCACCGGGTGGATCATCTAGTCACTGTTAGGAACCAGGATGTCTGCAAGGAGGGGTTCGGGGTGACTGGAGTGGCAGATGCCGTGTTCCTGGACATCCCAAGCCCATGGGAGGCTGTGAGGCATGCCAAGGCTGCTATGaagagacatg GTGGTCGCCTGTGTTCCTTCTCCCCGTGCATAGAGCAGGTTCAGAGGACATGTGAGGCTCTGACCGATGAGGGCTTTGAGGAGATCAGCACCCTCGAGGTCCTGCTGAGGGTCCACGACGTGCGAACCGTCTCCCTACCTCTGCCCGACTTCGGCTCTGACCCCTCTGCTCAACCTCAGCCCGACAGTGCAGAGAAACCTACTCCACCCCAGACATCCACCACCTTAAAGACCACTACCCCACCCAGAGAGGTCCCAGGCCACACAGGGTACCTCACCTTTGCTACCAAACCCAGAACCTAA